A part of Pungitius pungitius chromosome 15, fPunPun2.1, whole genome shotgun sequence genomic DNA contains:
- the cnpy1 gene encoding protein canopy-1, which produces MASWIIQMTVMMLSVFSSQAKRDKELYCSACKAVVDELNYSVSQVDPKKTINVGGFRLNPDGTMKDKKVPLARSETHLSELLEGVCESMGDYAVHVDPDTRVKQFLRFAPRSSGATGDFPDFKNFQFDGPEASNALKFACESVVEELEDEIISLFSQDVEHVHQELCSRVSGYCTDSHHSNQEL; this is translated from the exons ATGGCCTCCTGGATTATTCAGATGACTGTGATGATGCTGTCTGTCTTCAGCAGCCAGGCAAAGAGGGACAAGGAGCTCTACTGCTCTG CCTGCAAGGCAGTTGTGGACGAACTGAACTACTCAGTCAGTCAGGTGGACCCAAAAAAAACCATCAACGTGGGCGGCTTTAGACTCAACCCGGATGGAACCATGAAAGACAAGAAG GTCCCTCTGGCTCGCTCAGAGACTCACCTCAGCGAGCTCCTGGAGGGGGTCTGCGAGAGCATGGGTGACTACGCCGTCCACGTGGACCCGGACACGCGGGTCAAACAGTTCTTGAGGTTTGCTCCCAGGAGCAGCGGGGCCACCGGAGACTTCCCCGACTTCAAGAATTTCCAGTTCGACGGACCCGAGGCCTCCAACGCCCTGAAGTTTGCA TGTGAGAGCGtcgtggaggagctggaggatgagATCATCTCCCTGTTCAGCCAGGACGTGGAACATGTGCACCAGGAGCTATGCAGCAGAGTGTCAG GCTACTGTACAGACAGCCATCACAGCAACCAGGAGCTGTAG